One region of Olleya sp. Hel_I_94 genomic DNA includes:
- the trhA gene encoding PAQR family membrane homeostasis protein TrhA, with protein MRKQTPFEEKLNALTHSIGAAFGIVALVLLIVFETKKTEFSLFSVVVYGLSIIILFTASTLYHIITDEKKKHYFRIVDHVSIYLLIAGTYTPVLLITLEQSLGWMLFYIVWGIAAFGVVLKLFFTGRFNTFSTLLYLVMGWLVVFDFSTLSSLMDANGIVLLMAGGLSYTVGIVFYAIEKIPYNHVIWHLFVLAGAICHFFMVLFYVI; from the coding sequence ATGCGAAAACAAACTCCTTTTGAAGAAAAGCTAAACGCACTGACACATAGTATTGGTGCTGCTTTTGGGATTGTAGCTTTAGTATTATTAATTGTTTTTGAAACCAAGAAAACTGAATTTAGTTTATTTAGTGTCGTGGTTTATGGACTATCCATAATAATCCTATTTACAGCATCAACTTTATATCATATTATTACTGACGAAAAAAAGAAACACTATTTTAGAATTGTTGATCATGTTAGTATTTACTTATTAATAGCAGGAACTTACACACCTGTTTTGCTAATTACTTTAGAGCAAAGTTTAGGTTGGATGCTGTTTTATATTGTTTGGGGAATCGCTGCTTTTGGAGTGGTATTAAAATTGTTTTTTACTGGACGCTTTAACACTTTTTCAACTTTACTGTACTTAGTAATGGGTTGGTTAGTGGTTTTTGATTTTTCAACACTATCTAGTTTAATGGATGCTAATGGTATTGTTTTACTTATGGCTGGAGGATTATCTTATACCGTAGGAATTGTTTTTTATGCTATTGAAAAAATACCTTATAATCATGTAATATGGCATCTATTTGTGTTAGCTGGAGCTATTTGCCACTTTTTTATGGTGTTATTTTACGTCATTTAA
- a CDS encoding AraC family transcriptional regulator, giving the protein MKIPVLKINQFKKIKTFNDLYVNDFLNHIQINKDLITKPHSHNFYLCVLFTKGTGMHEIDFNSYSVLPGKVFFLKPGQTHAWKFDTNPEGYIFFHTQDFYDLNFLSHALQNFPFYYSYQNPPTLKLDAKQTLDLSTKFEVLYNEYSSNNLLKELKLITLISSIYIDLTRAYTANVKPENLITSSYSKILEQLEILINQYFYTQKLPNFYANKLNITTKHLNRVVKQTLNKTTSQLISERLLLEAKRLIVHSKSNLAEIADTLEFSDYAYFSKFFKSKTGITPMAFKKQY; this is encoded by the coding sequence ATGAAAATTCCTGTTTTAAAAATAAATCAGTTTAAAAAAATTAAAACCTTTAATGACCTGTATGTTAATGATTTTTTAAATCATATACAGATAAATAAAGACTTGATAACAAAACCACATAGTCATAATTTTTATTTGTGTGTCTTATTTACTAAAGGAACAGGAATGCATGAAATTGATTTTAATAGTTATAGTGTTTTACCTGGTAAGGTGTTTTTTTTAAAACCAGGTCAAACACATGCTTGGAAGTTTGACACTAATCCGGAAGGTTATATCTTTTTTCATACACAGGATTTTTATGATCTTAATTTTTTAAGTCATGCATTGCAAAATTTTCCATTTTATTACTCCTATCAAAATCCACCAACACTAAAATTAGACGCAAAGCAAACTTTAGATTTAAGCACTAAATTTGAGGTATTATACAATGAGTATTCTAGTAATAATCTATTAAAAGAATTAAAACTAATTACGTTAATTAGTAGTATTTACATTGATTTGACTAGAGCATACACCGCAAATGTAAAACCTGAAAACTTAATAACATCTAGCTATTCTAAAATTTTAGAGCAGCTAGAAATCTTGATTAATCAATATTTTTACACGCAAAAACTGCCTAATTTTTATGCTAATAAACTAAACATTACAACTAAACACCTTAACCGAGTGGTCAAGCAAACCTTAAATAAAACCACTAGTCAATTAATTTCTGAGAGGTTATTATTGGAAGCCAAACGACTAATTGTACACTCTAAAAGTAACTTAGCTGAAATAGCAGATACTTTAGAATTTTCTGATTACGCTTATTTTTCTAAATTTTTTAAGTCTAAAACAGGCATAACACCTATGGCTTTTAAAAAGCAATACTAA
- a CDS encoding DUF983 domain-containing protein, which yields MKTRCEVCDFKFEKEPGFFFGAMFVSYALAVGQMIISLVVFWHLIDFSPLKVFLIIALITLLLSTLNYKISRAIWVHIFYKKPIESKINKVD from the coding sequence ATGAAAACTAGGTGTGAAGTATGTGATTTTAAATTTGAAAAAGAACCAGGTTTTTTCTTTGGAGCTATGTTTGTTAGTTACGCACTTGCTGTAGGACAAATGATTATAAGTTTAGTTGTATTCTGGCACCTAATAGACTTTTCGCCATTAAAAGTCTTTTTAATAATAGCATTAATCACGTTATTATTAAGCACCTTAAATTATAAAATTTCTAGAGCTATTTGGGTTCATATATTTTATAAAAAACCTATAGAAAGTAAAATTAATAAGGTAGATTAA
- a CDS encoding DUF4268 domain-containing protein has protein sequence MFSKEESRQIKELFWTSFGKSFPRKWILYNTKLKGLSLKFYFDNKKALIALDLEDDLENRINYWEKLMALKSILIDDYLPDAIYDEEFLLDNGKEISRIYVPLGHKVSIHNKNTWQEVMVFFNTHMSLLEAFFEEYKDVIEG, from the coding sequence ATGTTTTCTAAAGAAGAATCCAGACAAATTAAAGAACTATTTTGGACCAGTTTTGGGAAGTCATTTCCTAGAAAATGGATTTTATATAATACTAAATTAAAAGGCTTAAGCTTAAAGTTTTATTTTGATAATAAAAAAGCCTTGATAGCGCTTGACTTAGAAGACGACTTAGAAAACCGCATTAATTATTGGGAAAAACTAATGGCTTTAAAGTCTATTTTAATAGACGATTACTTACCTGATGCTATTTATGATGAAGAATTTTTATTAGATAATGGTAAAGAAATATCACGTATTTATGTGCCTTTAGGTCATAAAGTATCCATCCATAATAAAAACACATGGCAGGAAGTTATGGTGTTTTTTAATACACATATGTCGCTTCTAGAAGCTTTTTTTGAAGAATATAAGGATGTTATTGAAGGTTAA
- a CDS encoding ZIP family metal transporter yields the protein MKNFLLPIIAVVLGFLIVLIFKPKHNRNLKLLLAFSGSFLLSITVFHFLPEVYNSQGKPIGLFIMIGILLQIILEFFSKGAEHGHVHINKNSVEFPWLLFISLSIHSVLEGIPIEAHDHLIYGIIIHKLPVAIILSTFFLASNLSRNKIILFLLLFALMTPLGVFLSTQFQFFENYYYEVSALVIGIFLHISTTILFESSEGHKFNLAKLSTIILGIVIAYLI from the coding sequence ATGAAAAATTTTTTATTACCAATTATCGCTGTTGTTTTAGGCTTTTTAATTGTCCTAATTTTTAAACCAAAACATAACCGTAATCTTAAATTACTACTAGCGTTTAGTGGTTCTTTTTTATTATCTATAACTGTATTTCATTTTTTACCAGAAGTTTATAATAGTCAAGGCAAGCCTATTGGGTTGTTTATTATGATTGGTATTTTGTTGCAAATAATTTTAGAATTTTTCTCTAAAGGTGCAGAGCATGGTCATGTGCATATTAATAAAAACAGTGTAGAGTTTCCGTGGTTATTATTTATTAGTTTAAGTATCCATAGTGTTTTAGAAGGCATTCCAATAGAAGCTCATGATCACTTAATTTACGGAATTATTATCCACAAATTGCCTGTTGCTATTATATTATCAACCTTTTTTTTAGCGTCTAATTTAAGTCGAAATAAAATTATTTTATTTTTATTATTGTTTGCCTTAATGACGCCTTTAGGTGTGTTTTTATCAACACAATTTCAGTTTTTTGAAAACTATTATTACGAAGTTTCTGCCTTAGTTATTGGTATATTTTTACATATTAGTACTACCATTTTATTTGAAAGTAGCGAAGGTCATAAATTTAATTTAGCAAAACTAAGTACCATTATTTTAGGTATTGTAATTGCTTATTTAATTTAA
- a CDS encoding class I SAM-dependent methyltransferase — MNKNENKWYASWFDSPFYHILYKDRDHTEAEAFMSNLTDYLNIPEQGKILDLACGKGRHAVYLNSIGYDVVGADLSENSINYAKQFENDSLHFKVHNMCQPFGETFDAVFNLFTSFGYFENESDNLATIKAIKANLNDFGFGVIDFMNTEYIIENLVPENTKTVEGIDFLQKRRVENGYIIKDISFSFEGDDYQFQERVKAFSLVDFEALFEQAGVYLLDVFGDYKLSKFHKKTSERLIMIFK; from the coding sequence ATGAATAAAAACGAAAATAAATGGTACGCATCTTGGTTTGATAGTCCATTTTACCACATACTTTACAAAGACAGAGATCATACTGAAGCTGAGGCTTTTATGTCTAATTTAACGGATTATTTAAATATTCCGGAACAAGGAAAAATTTTAGATTTGGCTTGTGGAAAAGGTCGTCATGCTGTGTATTTAAACTCCATTGGCTACGATGTTGTTGGTGCAGATTTGTCTGAAAACAGTATCAATTATGCAAAACAATTTGAAAACGATAGCTTGCACTTTAAGGTACATAATATGTGCCAGCCTTTTGGCGAAACTTTTGATGCTGTGTTTAACTTATTTACCAGTTTTGGATATTTTGAAAACGAATCTGATAATTTAGCAACGATAAAAGCGATTAAAGCTAATTTAAACGATTTTGGTTTTGGTGTTATTGACTTTATGAATACCGAATATATTATTGAAAACTTAGTACCTGAAAATACTAAAACGGTTGAAGGGATTGACTTTTTACAAAAAAGACGTGTGGAAAATGGCTACATAATTAAAGACATTAGCTTTAGTTTTGAAGGTGATGACTACCAATTTCAAGAACGTGTTAAAGCGTTTAGTCTAGTAGATTTTGAAGCTTTATTTGAGCAAGCTGGTGTTTATTTATTAGATGTTTTTGGAGATTATAAGCTTAGTAAGTTTCATAAAAAAACGTCCGAACGTTTAATCATGATTTTTAAATAA